One genomic window of Hyphomicrobiales bacterium includes the following:
- the nuoL gene encoding NADH-quinone oxidoreductase subunit L produces the protein MYSAILFLPLLGCLIAGLLGSRIGDKAAEIVTCFCVSLAAVLSWIVLVQTGFGGSPDKVQVEIVRWITSGELDVSWSIRIDTLTAVMLVVVNSVSALVHIYSIGYMHHDHGRARFFSYLSLFTFAMLSLVTADNFLQLFFGWEGVGLASYLLIGFWYHRPSANAAAMKAFVVNRVGDFGFALGIFGVFAVFGSIDFDAVFAAAPDQVGKTFAFLGYEVDVLTTLCLLLFLGAMGKSAQLLLHTWLPDAMEGPTPVSALIHAATMVTAGVFMVARLSPLFELSQSALFVVTAVGASTAFFAATVGLVQNDIKRVIAYSTCSQLGYMFAACGLGAYSVAIFHLFTHAFFKALLFLGAGSVIHAMSDEQDMRNMGGLASKIRWTWAMMLIGTLALTGFGLPHVAGFAGFYSKDAIIEAAYGAHTPVGEYAFYLLAIAAFFTSFYSWRLMFMTFHGTSRARPEVVKHIHESPWVMLVPLILLAVGAVLAGIAFKHVFIGEGYGAFWRAALYNRPDNHILEAMHHVPEFVYWTPFVMMLSGFALAYLFYIVAPGIPPALARALRPLYLFLLNKWYFDELYDFLFVRPTMWLGRLLWRTGDQRIIDGIGPDGVAARVLDVTRGVGKLQTGYVYHYAFAMLIGIALMVSYFMVFGGAR, from the coding sequence ATGTATTCGGCCATTCTCTTCCTGCCGCTGCTCGGCTGCCTCATCGCGGGCCTCCTCGGCTCGCGGATCGGCGACAAGGCCGCGGAGATCGTCACGTGCTTCTGCGTCTCGCTGGCGGCGGTGCTCTCGTGGATCGTGCTGGTGCAGACCGGCTTCGGCGGTTCGCCGGACAAGGTGCAGGTCGAGATCGTGCGGTGGATCACGTCGGGTGAGCTCGACGTTTCCTGGTCGATCCGCATCGACACGCTGACCGCGGTGATGCTGGTCGTGGTCAACAGCGTCTCGGCGCTGGTGCATATCTACTCCATCGGCTACATGCACCACGATCACGGCCGCGCCCGGTTCTTCTCCTATCTCTCGCTCTTCACCTTCGCGATGCTGTCGCTGGTGACGGCCGACAATTTCCTCCAGCTTTTCTTCGGCTGGGAGGGCGTCGGGCTCGCCTCCTATCTCCTCATCGGCTTCTGGTACCATCGCCCGTCGGCGAACGCGGCGGCGATGAAGGCGTTCGTCGTCAACCGGGTCGGCGATTTCGGCTTCGCGCTCGGCATCTTCGGCGTCTTCGCGGTGTTCGGGTCGATCGATTTCGACGCGGTGTTCGCGGCCGCGCCCGACCAGGTCGGCAAGACCTTCGCGTTCCTCGGCTACGAGGTCGACGTGTTGACGACGCTCTGCCTGCTCCTCTTCCTCGGGGCGATGGGCAAGTCGGCGCAGCTCCTGCTGCATACCTGGCTGCCGGACGCCATGGAGGGCCCGACGCCGGTCTCGGCCCTCATCCATGCCGCGACCATGGTGACGGCCGGGGTCTTCATGGTGGCGCGACTGTCGCCGCTCTTCGAGCTCTCGCAGTCGGCGCTCTTCGTCGTGACGGCGGTCGGGGCGAGCACGGCGTTCTTTGCCGCGACCGTCGGCCTCGTGCAGAACGACATCAAGCGTGTCATCGCCTATTCGACCTGCTCGCAGCTCGGCTACATGTTCGCGGCTTGCGGCCTCGGGGCCTATTCCGTCGCGATCTTCCACCTTTTCACGCACGCCTTCTTCAAGGCGCTGCTGTTTCTCGGCGCCGGGTCCGTCATCCACGCGATGAGCGATGAGCAGGACATGCGCAACATGGGCGGCCTTGCCTCCAAGATCCGCTGGACATGGGCGATGATGCTGATCGGCACGCTTGCGCTGACCGGCTTCGGTCTGCCGCACGTGGCGGGCTTTGCCGGCTTCTATTCCAAGGACGCGATCATCGAGGCCGCCTACGGGGCGCACACGCCGGTTGGCGAATACGCCTTCTATCTCCTGGCGATCGCCGCCTTCTTCACCTCGTTCTATTCCTGGCGCCTGATGTTCATGACCTTCCACGGCACTTCGCGCGCGCGTCCGGAAGTGGTCAAGCACATCCACGAAAGCCCGTGGGTGATGCTGGTGCCGCTCATCCTGCTCGCGGTCGGCGCGGTGCTCGCGGGGATCGCTTTCAAGCATGTCTTCATCGGCGAGGGGTATGGCGCGTTCTGGCGCGCGGCGCTCTACAACCGGCCGGACAACCACATCCTCGAGGCGATGCATCACGTGCCCGAGTTCGTCTACTGGACGCCCTTCGTGATGATGCTGTCGGGGTTCGCGCTCGCCTATCTCTTCTACATCGTCGCACCGGGCATTCCGCCGGCGCTGGCCCGCGCCTTGCGGCCGCTCTACCTCTTCCTGCTCAACAAGTGGTACTTCGACGAACTCTACGATTTCCTCTTCGTGCGCCCGACGATGTGGCTCGGGCGGCTGCTCTGGCGCACCGGTGACCAGCGGATCATCGACGGCATCGGGCCGGACGGAGTGGCGGCAAGGGTTCTCGACGTGACGCGCGGCGTCGGCAAGCTGCAGACCGGCTACGTCTATCACTACGCGTTCGCCATGCTGATCGGCATCGCCCTCATGGTGTCCTACTTCATGGTCTTCGGAGGTGCCCGCTGA
- the nuoK gene encoding NADH-quinone oxidoreductase subunit NuoK produces the protein MEIGLGHYLTLSAIVFTLGVFGIFLNRKNVIVILMSIELMLLAVNINLVAFSVHLGDLVGQIFTLLVLTVAAGEAAIGLAIVVVYYRNRGSIAVEDINLMKG, from the coding sequence ATGGAGATCGGGCTCGGGCATTATCTGACGCTGTCGGCGATCGTCTTCACGCTCGGCGTCTTCGGTATTTTCCTCAACCGCAAGAACGTCATCGTCATCCTGATGTCGATCGAGCTGATGCTGCTCGCGGTCAACATCAACCTCGTCGCCTTTTCCGTCCATCTCGGCGACCTGGTCGGTCAGATCTTCACGCTGCTGGTCCTCACCGTGGCGGCAGGCGAGGCGGCGATCGGGCTCGCCATCGTGGTCGTCTACTACCGCAACCGCGGCAGCATCGCTGTCGAGGACATCAACCTGATGAAAGGCTGA
- a CDS encoding NADH-quinone oxidoreductase subunit J, whose translation MFLQAAFFYLFAGVLVASAFMVITARNPVHAVLYLILAFFNGAGLFVLLGAEFLAMMLLIVYVGAVMVLFLFVVMMLDVDFAELRAGFTNYLPFGAAIGGVLLVELVLVLGSWAIAPELAARPEAPLPAVAENITNTRAIGRLMYTQYVYFFQLAGLILLVAMVGAIVLTLRKRAGVKRQSAAAQIARTPATAIEIKTVPTGGAIMPGSRRQG comes from the coding sequence ATGTTCCTGCAAGCCGCCTTTTTCTATCTCTTTGCCGGCGTGCTCGTTGCTTCGGCGTTCATGGTGATCACGGCGCGCAACCCTGTGCACGCCGTGCTCTATCTCATCCTCGCGTTCTTCAACGGGGCTGGGCTCTTCGTGCTGCTCGGGGCCGAGTTCCTCGCCATGATGCTGCTCATCGTCTACGTCGGCGCGGTGATGGTGCTGTTCCTCTTCGTCGTCATGATGCTCGACGTCGATTTCGCCGAACTGCGGGCGGGGTTCACGAATTATCTGCCGTTCGGGGCCGCGATCGGCGGCGTGCTGCTGGTGGAACTGGTGCTCGTCCTCGGAAGCTGGGCGATCGCGCCCGAGCTTGCCGCGCGTCCCGAGGCACCGTTGCCGGCGGTGGCCGAGAACATCACGAACACGCGCGCGATCGGCCGGTTGATGTATACGCAGTACGTCTATTTCTTCCAGCTCGCGGGGCTGATCCTGCTGGTTGCGATGGTCGGGGCGATCGTGCTCACGCTGCGAAAGCGCGCGGGCGTCAAACGCCAGTCGGCGGCGGCACAGATCGCGCGCACACCGGCAACCGCGATCGAGATCAAGACGGTGCCGACCGGCGGAGCGATCATGCCGGGCAGCAGGAGACAGGGGTGA
- the nuoI gene encoding NADH-quinone oxidoreductase subunit NuoI, giving the protein MSGVAQAVKSVFLFEFLSAAWLAMRYFFRPKLTLNYPFEKGPISPRFRGEHALRRYPNGEERCIACKLCEAICPAQAITIEAGPRRNDGTRRTTRYDIDMVKCIYCGFCQEACPVDAIVEGPNFEFATETREELFYDKDRLLANGDRWEREIAKNLALDAPYR; this is encoded by the coding sequence ATGTCGGGTGTCGCGCAGGCCGTCAAATCGGTCTTCCTCTTCGAGTTCCTCTCGGCCGCCTGGCTGGCTATGAGGTATTTCTTCCGCCCCAAGCTGACGCTGAACTACCCGTTCGAGAAGGGGCCCATTTCACCGCGGTTCCGGGGCGAGCACGCCTTGCGGCGTTATCCCAATGGCGAAGAGCGCTGCATTGCCTGCAAGCTCTGCGAGGCGATCTGCCCCGCCCAGGCGATCACCATCGAGGCGGGGCCCCGGCGCAACGACGGCACCCGGCGCACGACGCGCTACGACATCGACATGGTGAAGTGCATCTACTGCGGGTTCTGCCAGGAGGCGTGCCCGGTCGATGCAATCGTCGAGGGGCCGAATTTCGAGTTCGCGACGGAGACGCGCGAGGAGCTCTTCTACGACAAGGACCGGCTGCTGGCGAACGGCGACCGCTGGGAGCGCGAGATCGCCAAGAACCTCGCGCTCGATGCGCCGTATCGGTGA
- the nuoH gene encoding NADH-quinone oxidoreductase subunit NuoH, whose protein sequence is MADFWTTYGLPFVIVVAQSVAMLVALLIIIAYLLLADRKIWAAVQMRKGPNVVGAFGLLQSFADLLKFVLKEPIIPSGADKGVFLLAPLVASVLALAAWAVIPVDENWVIANLNVGILYILAISSLEVYGVIMGGWASNSKYAFLGALRSSAQMISYEVSIGFVIVCVLLVAGSLNLSDIVMAQKGELGLFNWFWLPLFPIFVIFFISALAEANRPPFDLPEAESELVAGFMVEYSSTPYLLFMLGEYVAIVLMCALTTILFLGGWLPPFDVAPFNWVPGVIWFIAKVCFVFFLFALVKAIVPRYRYDQLMRLGWKVFLPISLFMVVATAAVLRFGGFGPAGS, encoded by the coding sequence ATGGCTGATTTCTGGACGACCTACGGCCTGCCGTTCGTGATCGTCGTCGCCCAGAGCGTGGCGATGCTGGTGGCGCTGCTCATCATCATCGCCTACCTGCTGCTCGCCGACCGCAAGATCTGGGCGGCCGTGCAAATGCGCAAGGGGCCGAACGTCGTCGGCGCCTTCGGGTTGCTGCAATCGTTCGCCGACCTCCTCAAGTTCGTGCTCAAGGAGCCGATCATCCCGTCGGGCGCCGACAAGGGCGTGTTCCTGCTCGCGCCGCTGGTTGCTTCGGTGCTGGCGCTCGCGGCCTGGGCGGTGATCCCGGTCGACGAAAACTGGGTGATCGCCAACCTCAATGTCGGCATCCTCTATATCCTCGCGATCTCTTCGCTCGAGGTCTACGGCGTCATCATGGGCGGCTGGGCCTCCAACTCCAAATACGCCTTCCTCGGGGCGCTGCGCTCGTCGGCGCAGATGATCTCCTACGAGGTCTCGATCGGCTTCGTCATCGTCTGTGTTCTGCTGGTGGCGGGCTCGCTCAACCTCTCCGACATCGTGATGGCGCAGAAGGGGGAACTCGGCCTCTTCAACTGGTTCTGGCTGCCGCTGTTCCCGATCTTCGTCATCTTCTTCATCTCGGCGCTGGCAGAGGCGAACCGGCCGCCGTTCGATCTGCCGGAAGCGGAATCGGAGCTGGTCGCCGGCTTCATGGTCGAGTATTCCTCGACGCCGTACCTCCTCTTCATGCTCGGCGAATACGTCGCGATCGTGCTGATGTGCGCGCTGACGACGATCCTCTTTCTGGGGGGCTGGCTGCCGCCGTTTGATGTGGCGCCCTTCAACTGGGTGCCGGGGGTGATCTGGTTCATCGCGAAGGTGTGCTTCGTCTTCTTTCTCTTCGCGTTGGTGAAGGCGATCGTGCCGCGCTACCGCTACGACCAGTTGATGCGGCTCGGCTGGAAGGTGTTCCTGCCGATCTCGTTGTTCATGGTGGTGGCAACGGCGGCGGTGCTTCGTTTCGGCGGCTTCGGGCCGGCGGGAAGCTGA
- a CDS encoding amino acid racemase, with protein MRTIGIIGGMSAHSTVLYYERLVAETRRRLGGLHSPRVLIHSLDFAPIAEMQAAGRWNEAGALLAEVAVGLERAGAEIVLLATNTMHRVAGRIEARLGVPFLHIADATAERILAAGHRRPGLMATRFTMTEDFYTGRLARHGLDVVLPSAADRERIHTIIYDELCQGVVAPASRLEFEAIASRLAAAGADSLILGCTEVGMLLGGGNVGVPVFDTTLVHADAALDLALAEADARWNRGATGTHG; from the coding sequence ATGAGGACCATTGGCATCATCGGCGGCATGAGCGCGCATTCGACGGTGCTCTATTACGAGCGCCTGGTGGCCGAGACGCGCCGGCGGCTCGGGGGCCTGCATTCGCCGCGCGTGCTGATCCATTCACTCGATTTCGCGCCGATCGCCGAGATGCAGGCGGCGGGCCGTTGGAACGAGGCCGGCGCGCTGCTGGCGGAGGTGGCGGTGGGGCTCGAGCGGGCGGGGGCCGAAATCGTGCTGCTGGCGACCAACACGATGCACCGTGTCGCCGGGCGTATCGAGGCGCGGCTCGGCGTACCGTTCCTCCACATCGCGGACGCCACCGCCGAGCGGATCCTGGCAGCGGGCCACCGGCGGCCCGGTCTGATGGCGACCCGCTTCACGATGACCGAGGACTTCTACACCGGGCGCCTCGCGCGTCACGGGCTCGACGTGGTGCTGCCTTCTGCGGCCGATCGCGAGCGCATTCATACCATCATCTACGATGAACTCTGCCAGGGTGTGGTCGCGCCGGCCTCACGGCTGGAGTTCGAAGCCATCGCGTCACGATTGGCGGCAGCGGGCGCCGATAGCCTCATTCTCGGATGCACCGAGGTCGGCATGCTGCTGGGGGGCGGCAACGTCGGGGTGCCGGTTTTCGATACCACGCTGGTGCATGCCGACGCGGCGCTCGATCTGGCGCTCGCCGAAGCGGACGCGCGCTGGAACAGGGGGGCGACGGGGACCCATGGCTGA
- a CDS encoding NADH-quinone oxidoreductase subunit G, translated as MPKLIIDGTEHDLDAGLTLIQACEVAGVEVPRFCYHERLSIAGNCRMCLVEVVGAPKPVASCAMGVSDLRPGRNGEPPEIRTNSPIVKKAREGVMEFLLINHPLDCPICDQGGECDLQDQAMAYGVDTSRYAENKRAVEDKNIGPLVKTIMTRCIHCTRCVRFMTEVAGVEELGAIGRGEDMEITTYLEAGMTSELQGNVIDLCPVGALTSKPYAYQARPWELRKTESIDVMDALGSAIRVDARGREVLRIMPRNNDAVNEEWISDKTRFIWDGLRTQRLDRPYVRRDGRLEPASWDEALAVVGERLSGTPGERIGALAGDLAGIEEMFALQALMATLGSPNLDCRTAGEKLDPAHGRAGYLFNPTIEGIEAADGIMLIGANPRLEAAVLNARIRKRYLRGGLLLGLIGEPVDLTYPYNHLGAGAASLEQFIDHGRVKLERPMFIVGPGAYARADGAAVMAMAAKAALSLGVVREGWNGFGVLHTAAARVGGLDIGFVPGAGGADAGRIADGAVDVIYNLGADEIEIPAGPFVIYQGSHGDRGAHRADVILPGATHTEKSAIYVNTEGRVQMTQRAVFPPGEAKEDWAIVRAIAGRMGKALGFDDLGALRAQLVSRHPHFGAIDAIAPAGDDNGISAIEALARSGGPIGTAPFRSPISDFYLTNPIARASAVMGDLSALRSSMAMAAQ; from the coding sequence ATGCCCAAGCTGATCATCGACGGCACCGAGCACGACCTCGACGCCGGCCTGACGCTGATCCAGGCGTGCGAAGTGGCGGGCGTCGAGGTGCCGCGCTTCTGCTATCACGAGCGCCTCTCTATCGCCGGCAACTGCCGGATGTGCCTCGTCGAGGTGGTCGGAGCGCCCAAGCCCGTCGCCTCGTGCGCCATGGGCGTCTCGGATCTCAGACCCGGACGCAATGGCGAACCGCCCGAAATCCGCACCAACTCGCCAATCGTCAAGAAGGCGCGCGAGGGGGTGATGGAGTTCCTGCTGATCAACCATCCGCTCGACTGCCCGATCTGCGACCAGGGCGGCGAATGCGACCTGCAGGACCAGGCGATGGCCTATGGCGTCGACACCTCGCGTTATGCCGAGAACAAGCGGGCGGTCGAGGACAAGAACATCGGGCCGCTCGTCAAGACGATCATGACGCGGTGCATCCACTGCACGCGCTGCGTGCGGTTCATGACCGAGGTCGCGGGCGTCGAGGAACTCGGCGCGATCGGGCGCGGCGAGGACATGGAGATCACGACCTATCTCGAGGCTGGCATGACCTCGGAATTGCAAGGCAACGTCATCGACCTCTGCCCGGTCGGGGCGCTGACCTCCAAGCCCTACGCCTATCAGGCGCGGCCGTGGGAACTGCGCAAGACCGAATCGATCGACGTCATGGATGCACTCGGCTCGGCGATCCGGGTCGACGCGCGCGGGCGCGAGGTGCTGCGCATCATGCCGCGCAACAACGACGCGGTGAACGAGGAGTGGATTTCCGACAAGACGCGCTTCATCTGGGACGGGCTGCGCACGCAGCGGCTCGACCGGCCGTACGTGCGGCGGGACGGGCGGCTCGAGCCGGCGAGCTGGGACGAAGCGCTCGCGGTCGTTGGCGAGCGGCTGTCCGGCACGCCCGGCGAGCGCATCGGAGCGCTCGCAGGCGATCTCGCCGGGATCGAGGAGATGTTCGCGCTCCAGGCGCTCATGGCGACGCTCGGCAGCCCCAACCTCGATTGCCGCACGGCGGGCGAGAAGCTCGATCCGGCCCACGGGCGGGCGGGCTATCTCTTCAATCCGACCATCGAGGGGATCGAGGCGGCCGACGGCATCATGCTGATCGGGGCCAACCCACGCCTCGAGGCGGCCGTGCTCAATGCGCGCATCCGCAAGCGATACCTGCGGGGCGGATTGCTGCTCGGTCTGATCGGCGAGCCGGTGGACCTCACCTACCCCTACAACCATCTCGGGGCCGGAGCCGCGAGCCTCGAGCAATTCATCGATCATGGCCGCGTGAAGCTCGAGCGCCCGATGTTCATCGTCGGTCCGGGGGCCTATGCGCGAGCGGACGGGGCAGCCGTCATGGCGATGGCGGCCAAGGCCGCGCTCTCGCTCGGCGTCGTGCGCGAGGGCTGGAACGGCTTCGGCGTGCTGCACACGGCAGCGGCGCGGGTCGGCGGGCTCGACATCGGCTTCGTGCCGGGGGCGGGCGGTGCCGACGCGGGGCGGATCGCCGATGGTGCCGTCGACGTCATCTACAACCTCGGGGCCGACGAGATCGAGATTCCGGCGGGGCCGTTCGTCATCTACCAGGGCTCGCATGGTGACCGCGGGGCGCACAGAGCGGACGTGATCCTGCCGGGCGCGACCCATACCGAGAAGTCGGCGATCTACGTGAACACCGAGGGGCGCGTGCAGATGACGCAGCGTGCGGTGTTCCCGCCTGGCGAGGCCAAGGAGGATTGGGCGATCGTACGGGCGATCGCCGGGCGAATGGGAAAGGCACTCGGCTTCGACGACCTCGGTGCGCTGCGCGCGCAATTGGTGTCGCGCCATCCGCATTTCGGTGCGATCGATGCCATCGCTCCCGCCGGTGACGACAATGGGATTTCGGCGATCGAGGCGCTGGCGCGGAGCGGCGGGCCGATCGGCACGGCGCCCTTCAGGTCTCCGATCTCGGACTTCTATCTGACCAACCCGATTGCCCGCGCGTCTGCGGTGATGGGGGACCTGAGCGCACTGCGCTCGAGCATGGCCATGGCGGCACAATGA
- a CDS encoding ABC transporter permease, with amino-acid sequence MNGEAVWAIYRFEMARARRTVFQSLVSPVLSTALYFVVFGAAIGSRIEAIDGVAYGAFIVPGLIMFSLLTQSVSNAAFGIYFPRFTGTIYEVLSAPVSAVEIVAGYVGAAATKSVIVGLVILATSALIVPLEIKHPLLMLVFLVLTAVTFSLLGFIIGIWADGFEQLQIVPLLVIIPLAFLGGTFYSISMLPPFWQTVSYFNPVVYLISGFRWSFTEVADVDFTVSLAMTFASMGVCLAVIAWIFATGYRLKR; translated from the coding sequence ATCAATGGCGAGGCGGTCTGGGCGATCTATCGCTTCGAGATGGCGCGGGCGCGGCGTACGGTGTTCCAGAGTCTCGTTTCGCCCGTGCTCTCGACGGCGCTCTACTTCGTCGTCTTCGGGGCGGCGATCGGCTCGCGGATCGAGGCGATCGACGGGGTCGCCTACGGCGCCTTCATCGTGCCGGGCCTCATCATGTTCTCGCTGCTGACGCAGAGCGTTTCGAACGCCGCATTCGGCATCTACTTCCCGCGCTTCACCGGCACCATCTACGAAGTTCTTTCGGCGCCGGTCTCGGCGGTCGAGATCGTTGCGGGCTATGTCGGAGCGGCGGCGACCAAGTCCGTCATCGTCGGTCTCGTGATCCTGGCGACATCGGCGCTGATCGTGCCGCTCGAGATCAAGCACCCGCTGCTGATGCTGGTCTTCCTCGTGCTGACGGCGGTGACGTTCTCGCTGCTCGGTTTCATCATCGGCATCTGGGCGGACGGCTTCGAGCAACTGCAGATCGTGCCGCTCCTGGTCATCATCCCGCTCGCGTTCCTCGGCGGCACCTTCTATTCGATCTCGATGCTGCCGCCGTTCTGGCAAACGGTCAGCTACTTCAATCCGGTGGTCTATCTCATCAGCGGCTTTCGCTGGAGCTTCACGGAGGTGGCGGACGTCGATTTCACGGTCAGTCTAGCCATGACGTTCGCCTCCATGGGCGTCTGCCTCGCGGTGATCGCCTGGATCTTCGCGACGGGCTACCGTTTGAAGCGCTGA
- a CDS encoding ATP-binding cassette domain-containing protein has translation MAAVIEIEGLSKSYANGFQALKGVDLTIEKGEILALLGPNGAGKTTLISIVCGIVSPTGGRVTVAGHDIITDFRKTRALIGLVPQELTTDAFETVWSTVSFTRGLFGKPSNPAHIEKVLRQLTLWDKRDQVIRTLSGGMKRRVLIAKALAHEPEILFLDEPTAGVDVELRKDMWELVRGLRAAGVTIILTTHYIDEAEEMADRIGIINRGELVLVEEKASLMRKLGKKQLIVHLAERASGLPAELADYGLELSGDGLEITYTYDTSGERTGIRRLLNALDGAGIAFRDLATRQSSLEEIFVSLVKEAR, from the coding sequence ATGGCGGCGGTCATCGAGATCGAGGGATTGTCGAAGTCCTACGCCAACGGGTTCCAAGCCCTCAAAGGCGTGGACCTCACCATCGAGAAGGGCGAGATCCTGGCGCTGCTCGGGCCGAACGGGGCCGGCAAGACCACGCTCATCAGCATTGTTTGCGGTATCGTCAGCCCGACCGGCGGCCGAGTGACGGTCGCGGGCCACGACATCATCACGGATTTCCGAAAGACGCGCGCTCTGATCGGGCTCGTGCCGCAGGAGCTGACGACGGACGCCTTCGAGACGGTCTGGAGCACGGTGAGCTTCACACGGGGCCTCTTCGGCAAACCGAGCAACCCGGCACACATCGAGAAGGTGCTGCGCCAGCTCACCCTGTGGGACAAGCGCGACCAGGTGATCCGAACGCTCTCGGGCGGCATGAAGCGGCGAGTGCTGATCGCCAAGGCGCTCGCGCACGAGCCGGAGATCCTGTTTCTCGACGAGCCGACGGCAGGTGTCGACGTCGAGTTGCGCAAGGACATGTGGGAACTGGTGCGTGGCCTCAGAGCCGCCGGCGTCACCATCATCCTGACGACCCACTACATCGACGAGGCCGAGGAGATGGCAGACCGCATCGGCATCATCAACCGGGGCGAACTGGTGCTGGTCGAGGAAAAGGCGAGCCTGATGCGCAAACTCGGCAAGAAGCAGCTGATCGTGCACCTCGCCGAGCGGGCTTCCGGACTACCGGCGGAATTGGCCGACTATGGCCTCGAACTCTCCGGGGACGGCCTCGAGATCACCTACACGTACGACACCAGCGGGGAGCGAACGGGCATCCGGCGCCTCCTCAACGCGCTCGATGGAGCGGGCATCGCCTTTCGGGACCTCGCGACGCGGCAAAGCTCGCTCGAAGAGATCTTCGTCAGCCTGGTCAAGGAGGCACGATGA
- a CDS encoding rubrerythrin family protein: MIPGLLNRRRFSDLTEQEIVALAISSEEDDARIYRMYAERLRQDYPASTAMFEAMAEEEDEHRHRLIELHKRRFGNTIPLIRREHVAGFYSRRPVWLVENLGLERIREEASMMERDAARFYESAAKRTSDADTRKLLGDLAAIEAMHQERAEELESDLLGDGKRSEEDMVAHRQFVLTYVQPGLAGLMDGSVSTLAPIFAAAFATGDTWQTFLVGLAASIGAGISMGMTEALSDDGEISGRGSPVKRGLACGIMTAVGGLGHALPYLIPDFWTATTIAFAIVFVELWAIAWIQNRYMETPFVRAVFQIVIGGALVLAAGILIGGA, encoded by the coding sequence ATGATCCCCGGCCTGCTCAACCGTCGCCGCTTCTCCGACCTCACCGAGCAGGAGATCGTCGCCCTAGCGATCTCTTCCGAGGAGGACGACGCGCGCATCTATCGCATGTACGCCGAACGGCTGCGCCAGGACTACCCGGCCTCGACCGCCATGTTCGAGGCGATGGCCGAGGAGGAGGACGAGCACCGCCACCGCCTCATCGAGTTGCACAAGCGGCGCTTCGGCAACACCATTCCGCTGATCCGGCGCGAGCACGTGGCGGGCTTCTACTCACGCCGCCCCGTTTGGCTCGTCGAGAACCTCGGCCTCGAGCGCATCCGCGAGGAAGCCTCGATGATGGAGCGCGACGCCGCGCGCTTCTATGAGTCCGCGGCCAAGCGCACCAGCGACGCCGACACCCGCAAGCTGCTCGGCGACCTCGCCGCCATCGAGGCGATGCACCAGGAGCGGGCCGAGGAACTCGAATCCGACCTCCTCGGCGACGGCAAGCGCAGCGAAGAGGACATGGTGGCCCACCGCCAGTTCGTCCTCACGTACGTGCAGCCGGGTCTCGCCGGCCTGATGGATGGCTCGGTCTCGACCCTCGCCCCGATCTTCGCCGCCGCGTTCGCGACCGGCGACACCTGGCAGACTTTCCTCGTCGGCCTCGCCGCCTCGATCGGCGCCGGCATCTCGATGGGCATGACGGAGGCCCTTTCGGACGACGGCGAGATTTCCGGTCGCGGCTCGCCGGTCAAACGCGGCCTCGCCTGCGGCATCATGACCGCCGTCGGCGGCCTCGGCCACGCCCTGCCCTACCTCATCCCCGACTTCTGGACGGCGACCACCATCGCCTTTGCCATCGTCTTCGTGGAACTTTGGGCGATCGCCTGGATCCAGAACCGCTACATGGAGACGCCGTTCGTGCGCGCCGTCTTCCAGATCGTCATCGGCGGCGCGCTGGTGTTGGCGGCCGGCATCCTCATCGGCGGCGCTTAG